One region of Edaphobacter bradus genomic DNA includes:
- a CDS encoding SDR family NAD(P)-dependent oxidoreductase, translated as MAALTGKVAVITGGNSGIGLATAKRFVQEGAYVFITGRRKPELDKAVAEIGKSVTAFQGDVSNLDDLDRLYKLVAETKGKIDIIFANAGIVEPLKTTDVTPEHFDKTFDINARGAYFTVQKAIPFLNDGASIILNGSGAWQKGIPIYSTYSATKAALRSFVRTWAAEFGSRGIRANVISPGPIETPILDSQFPTKEAADALRENFKTQIPLGRIGNPEEVASAAVFLASKESSYISGIDLPVDGGLVSV; from the coding sequence GTGGCCGCACTCACAGGAAAAGTAGCCGTAATCACCGGGGGCAACAGTGGAATTGGCCTCGCCACCGCAAAGCGTTTCGTCCAGGAGGGAGCCTACGTCTTCATCACCGGACGCCGCAAGCCAGAGCTCGATAAAGCCGTCGCGGAAATCGGCAAAAGCGTCACCGCCTTTCAGGGCGACGTTTCCAACCTCGACGACCTCGACCGCCTCTATAAGCTTGTCGCCGAAACCAAGGGCAAGATCGACATCATCTTCGCCAACGCCGGCATAGTCGAGCCCCTCAAGACCACCGACGTCACCCCCGAGCACTTCGACAAAACATTCGACATCAACGCCCGCGGTGCCTACTTCACCGTCCAGAAGGCCATCCCCTTCCTCAACGACGGCGCCTCCATCATCCTCAATGGCTCCGGCGCCTGGCAGAAGGGAATCCCCATCTACAGCACCTACTCCGCCACCAAGGCCGCGCTTCGCTCCTTCGTCCGCACCTGGGCGGCCGAGTTCGGCTCTCGGGGCATCCGCGCCAACGTCATCAGCCCGGGCCCCATCGAAACGCCTATCCTCGATAGCCAGTTCCCCACCAAAGAAGCCGCCGACGCCCTGCGCGAGAACTTCAAGACCCAGATCCCTCTCGGCCGCATCGGCAACCCCGAGGAGGTCGCCTCTGCCGCCGTTTTCCTCGCATCTAAAGAGAGCAGCTATATCTCCGGCATCGATCTTCCCGTCGACGGCGGCCTCGTCTCGGTCTAA